One Candidatus Dadabacteria bacterium DNA segment encodes these proteins:
- a CDS encoding ACT domain-containing protein, translating into MKQIVVVSGNRIGVIADISGILSGNGINIERLDTSGSKEHGAVILTTDNYDKALKILNNAGFKAVSEDALVVRLENKPGSLAEVSGKLKDAGVNIRSMHIIQKGDDHSLVAIATEENERV; encoded by the coding sequence ATGAAGCAGATAGTGGTGGTAAGCGGCAACAGGATAGGCGTAATTGCGGACATAAGCGGCATTCTGTCCGGGAACGGCATAAACATTGAGCGGCTTGACACCAGCGGTTCAAAGGAGCACGGCGCGGTGATTTTGACGACCGACAATTATGACAAGGCGTTAAAGATATTGAACAATGCCGGTTTCAAGGCGGTTTCTGAGGATGCGCTGGTTGTGCGCCTTGAGAACAAACCGGGTTCGCTTGCGGAGGTTTCCGGCAAACTCAAAGATGCGGGGGTTAATATCCGCAGTATGCACATAATTCAGAAAGGGGATGATCATTCCCTTGTGGCGATTGCCACTGAGGAGAATGAGCGGGT
- a CDS encoding histidine decarboxylase: protein MGKTKKSGADIYPKPLGAKDKKRLDALYGGLADARSTHAGYPCNMAFDYSELHRFLEFPINNVGDPFGGTNFRVNTHEIEREMVRFFAKMTKAPENNWWGYITGGGTEGNMYGLYIARELMGRETLVYFSEETHYSVSKIMRLLDMRHIMIRAGENGEIDYEDLRETVRIHRDRPAIIMANIGTTMTGAVDDIGKIRLILSEFAITNSYIHCDAALHGMILPFVEDPPPFGFPAGADSVAVSGHKMIGSPFPCGIVLAKRDKVNTIARNIEYVGALDTTITGSRNAFAPLALWYAVRRYGDGGLKKLVRGSIESADFLIKEFKQNGVAAWRNENSPIVVFPRPSEKTVFKWQLASKDDISHIVTLPHLSREKLAEAAREISGDLKQPEKGGSK, encoded by the coding sequence GTGGGTAAAACCAAAAAATCAGGCGCGGACATCTATCCGAAACCGCTTGGCGCAAAAGACAAAAAGCGGCTGGACGCCCTCTACGGCGGTCTGGCCGATGCGCGAAGCACGCACGCGGGCTATCCGTGCAACATGGCGTTTGATTATTCGGAACTCCACCGCTTTCTGGAGTTTCCCATCAACAATGTGGGCGACCCCTTTGGCGGCACAAATTTCAGGGTCAACACGCATGAAATAGAACGCGAGATGGTGCGTTTTTTCGCAAAAATGACAAAAGCCCCCGAAAACAACTGGTGGGGCTACATAACGGGCGGGGGAACAGAGGGAAACATGTACGGCCTGTATATCGCCAGAGAGTTGATGGGGCGCGAGACGCTGGTTTACTTTTCCGAGGAAACGCATTACAGCGTCTCCAAGATAATGCGTCTTCTGGACATGCGGCACATAATGATAAGGGCGGGTGAAAACGGGGAAATTGACTATGAAGACCTGCGGGAGACGGTGCGCATTCACAGAGACCGCCCGGCGATTATAATGGCAAACATCGGCACTACCATGACCGGAGCGGTGGATGACATCGGGAAGATACGGCTTATTCTTTCCGAATTTGCGATAACAAACTCATACATCCATTGTGACGCCGCGCTGCACGGAATGATTCTGCCGTTTGTGGAAGACCCGCCGCCTTTCGGTTTTCCCGCCGGAGCGGACAGCGTGGCGGTAAGCGGGCACAAAATGATAGGCAGCCCGTTTCCGTGCGGCATTGTTCTGGCAAAAAGGGACAAGGTAAACACTATAGCCCGCAACATTGAATATGTGGGCGCGCTTGACACCACAATCACCGGCTCAAGAAACGCCTTTGCGCCGCTTGCGCTGTGGTATGCCGTCCGGCGCTACGGGGACGGGGGATTGAAAAAACTTGTCCGGGGGTCAATAGAGAGCGCGGATTTTCTGATAAAGGAGTTCAAGCAAAACGGCGTGGCGGCGTGGAGAAATGAAAATTCACCGATAGTTGTGTTTCCGCGCCCGTCTGAAAAAACTGTGTTCAAGTGGCAACTTGCTTCAAAGGATGACATATCGCACATTGTCACCCTGCCTCATTTGAGCCGTGAGAAACTGGCGGAGGCGGCAAGGGAGATTTCCGGCGATTTGAAGCAACCGGAAAAGGGAGGGTCAAAATGA
- a CDS encoding HAD-IIA family hydrolase, whose amino-acid sequence MRIVDRFDAFLADIDGTAVSGEKPVARAAAALKKLRKTGKPLLFVTNNARRSAAGWAKHLEKMGIAARPGEIITSATSTAFHIRRRFKNCGDARVFVSGSVALLSEVRKTGVRIVNHKEAAAGCDAVVIGGHGGFGYADIDTAGRAVRNGAVFIATNSNFVYPSGDGDFKPATGALAAAVEKVAGKKPVITGKPHPDIFRICLKILGSPPERTAVIGDSMKTDIRGGRRAGVGTVLTLTGISSRKDLKKFKYKPDYVIEDLSGLFK is encoded by the coding sequence ATGAGAATTGTTGACAGATTTGACGCGTTCCTTGCGGACATTGACGGAACGGCGGTGTCCGGGGAAAAGCCGGTCGCCCGCGCGGCGGCGGCGCTGAAAAAACTGAGAAAGACCGGAAAGCCGCTGCTTTTTGTGACCAACAACGCGCGGCGGTCGGCGGCGGGGTGGGCAAAACACCTTGAGAAAATGGGAATCGCCGCCCGTCCGGGCGAGATAATCACATCGGCAACCTCAACGGCGTTCCACATAAGGCGCAGGTTCAAAAACTGCGGAGACGCGAGGGTTTTTGTGTCGGGAAGCGTGGCGCTGCTTTCGGAAGTCCGCAAAACCGGAGTCCGGATTGTCAATCACAAAGAGGCGGCGGCGGGGTGTGATGCGGTTGTGATAGGCGGGCACGGGGGCTTTGGCTATGCGGACATAGACACTGCGGGGCGGGCGGTGAGAAACGGGGCTGTTTTCATAGCCACCAACTCAAACTTTGTTTATCCGTCCGGAGACGGCGACTTCAAGCCCGCAACGGGGGCGCTTGCCGCCGCAGTGGAGAAGGTGGCGGGCAAAAAGCCCGTCATAACGGGAAAGCCGCATCCGGACATCTTCAGGATTTGCCTGAAAATCCTCGGCTCGCCGCCCGAAAGAACCGCCGTCATCGGAGACAGCATGAAAACCGACATAAGGGGGGGCCGCCGCGCGGGAGTCGGGACAGTCCTCACGCTCACGGGAATATCATCGCGCAAAGACCTGAAAAAGTTCAAATACAAGCCGGACTATGTGATAGAAGACCTTTCCGGGCTTTTCAAGTGA
- the rapZ gene encoding RNase adapter RapZ: MKLLLIITGMSGAGKSTARSLFEDLGFTCADNMPANLIGAFVSEHKGPFAVVVDSRTPGGNPLEKVAAVTDELKGGARVETIFLDSSDRALARRYGETRRNHPLSRDGDIAVGIEKERALLSDLRAAADTVIDTSGFTPHDLRERLSALSPAGGGIKVNLTSFGFKHGNPQDADMVFDVRMLPNPNFTPELKPLDGTRREIRDFVFSGGGAARFLDKTADIIDFVIGAYGGKDKLHINVAIGCTGGRHRSVAVADALAERLKGRPAREVRVVHRDIGKI, from the coding sequence ATGAAACTGCTGCTGATAATCACCGGCATGTCCGGGGCGGGCAAAAGCACCGCGCGCAGCCTGTTTGAAGACCTCGGCTTCACCTGCGCGGACAACATGCCGGCAAACCTCATCGGGGCTTTCGTGAGCGAGCACAAGGGGCCGTTCGCCGTGGTTGTGGACTCAAGAACTCCGGGCGGAAACCCGCTTGAGAAGGTCGCGGCGGTTACGGACGAACTCAAAGGCGGGGCGCGGGTTGAGACCATCTTCCTTGACTCGTCCGACCGCGCCCTCGCCCGGCGCTACGGCGAGACGCGCAGAAACCACCCGCTTTCGCGGGACGGAGACATTGCCGTGGGGATTGAAAAGGAGCGCGCCCTGCTGTCCGACCTCCGGGCGGCGGCGGACACGGTTATTGACACAAGCGGTTTCACTCCGCACGACCTCAGAGAGCGCCTGTCCGCGCTTTCGCCCGCGGGCGGCGGCATAAAGGTCAATCTCACATCCTTCGGATTCAAGCACGGCAACCCGCAGGACGCGGACATGGTGTTTGACGTGCGGATGCTTCCCAACCCCAACTTCACCCCGGAACTCAAACCCCTGGACGGCACGCGGCGGGAGATAAGGGATTTTGTTTTCTCCGGCGGCGGGGCGGCGCGTTTTCTTGACAAAACGGCGGACATAATTGATTTTGTAATCGGCGCTTACGGAGGGAAGGACAAACTTCACATCAATGTCGCCATAGGGTGCACGGGCGGCAGGCACAGGTCGGTGGCGGTTGCCGACGCGCTCGCGGAGCGGCTGAAGGGCCGTCCCGCAAGGGAGGTGAGGGTTGTCCACAGAGACATTGGCAAAATCTGA
- the hprK gene encoding HPr(Ser) kinase/phosphatase, whose protein sequence is MAENKNVSVGEFKEKWFSALRLDREPGKTGFDTLITSAAVRKPGLRMTEKPMKLDPGHVYVLGETECAYIEKMSPGEREELAGEFAGQKVPCFVVSDGIRINARFKSMMNKRSVAVFRSEIPLEALMSKLGELLEWRLAPRANSHATFVVVHGTGTLITGKSGVGKSECALELVARGWKFISDDVVEVKRVGGHLIGSAPETVWHMMEIRGIGIVNIADLFGRTSVMESHPIDIVIEVEPWDDKAEYDRLGFESETVKILDVDLPFVSIPVRPGRNISTLAEVAVRNHILKTGGINALDRLPETVPTAKGGKRRGK, encoded by the coding sequence ATGGCTGAGAATAAAAACGTCAGCGTAGGCGAGTTCAAAGAGAAATGGTTCTCGGCGCTGCGGCTTGACAGAGAGCCGGGGAAAACGGGTTTTGACACCCTGATAACCAGCGCCGCCGTGCGCAAGCCCGGCCTCAGAATGACCGAAAAACCCATGAAACTTGACCCCGGACACGTGTATGTGCTCGGGGAAACCGAATGCGCATACATTGAAAAAATGTCGCCCGGGGAGCGCGAGGAACTGGCGGGGGAGTTTGCCGGGCAGAAAGTTCCGTGCTTTGTCGTGTCGGACGGCATAAGGATAAACGCGCGTTTCAAGTCCATGATGAACAAACGGTCTGTCGCGGTCTTCAGGAGCGAAATTCCCCTTGAAGCCCTGATGTCAAAACTGGGGGAGCTGCTTGAGTGGCGTCTTGCGCCGCGCGCAAACAGCCACGCCACCTTTGTGGTGGTTCACGGAACGGGAACGCTGATAACGGGCAAAAGCGGCGTGGGCAAAAGCGAGTGCGCCCTTGAACTTGTGGCGCGCGGGTGGAAGTTCATCTCGGACGATGTGGTGGAAGTCAAAAGAGTGGGAGGCCACCTGATAGGCTCGGCTCCCGAAACCGTCTGGCACATGATGGAGATACGCGGAATCGGCATCGTCAACATAGCCGACCTGTTCGGCAGAACATCGGTCATGGAAAGCCACCCGATTGACATAGTAATAGAGGTTGAGCCGTGGGACGACAAGGCGGAATACGACCGGCTGGGATTTGAGAGCGAGACCGTGAAAATCCTTGATGTTGACCTGCCGTTTGTAAGCATCCCCGTGCGCCCGGGCAGAAACATCTCCACCCTTGCCGAGGTCGCCGTGAGAAACCACATACTGAAAACCGGCGGAATAAACGCGCTTGACCGCCTTCCCGAAACTGTGCCTACGGCAAAGGGCGGCAAGCGGCGCGGAAAATGA
- a CDS encoding PTS sugar transporter subunit IIA, with protein MSSSSPETMKISDILTRDAIIESLEGTTKNEVLREISEAVSELSPPLGADTLYKMLVEREEVCSTALDHGVAVPHLRMHGLSEPLAVFARSAKGVDFGSLDGEPTHLFLIIIAADSRADLYINLLAGVTSVLKDGGMRERLKNAASAKDIFEALVGEDG; from the coding sequence TTGTCCTCATCGTCCCCTGAGACCATGAAAATCTCCGACATACTCACAAGAGACGCCATTATAGAGTCGCTTGAGGGAACTACAAAAAACGAGGTTCTGAGGGAAATCTCCGAGGCGGTTTCGGAGCTCTCTCCCCCCCTCGGCGCAGACACGCTTTACAAAATGCTGGTTGAGCGCGAAGAGGTTTGCAGCACCGCGCTTGACCACGGGGTTGCCGTTCCGCACCTGCGGATGCACGGGCTGTCCGAGCCTCTGGCGGTGTTTGCCAGAAGCGCAAAGGGAGTGGATTTCGGCTCGCTTGACGGAGAGCCGACCCACCTGTTTCTGATAATCATAGCGGCGGACTCGCGCGCCGACCTGTATATCAACCTTCTCGCCGGGGTAACCTCGGTTCTTAAAGACGGCGGGATGCGCGAACGCCTGAAAAACGCCGCCTCGGCAAAGGACATTTTTGAGGCGCTTGTCGGGGAAGATGGCTGA
- the raiA gene encoding ribosome-associated translation inhibitor RaiA — translation MNIKITTRHITDRRVAAKVKEYMLSKLPRVERYLYKRGEEASVRAVLSSEKLRHTAEVIVAGVRLSATASVTSDDMNSSIDNVMDAVVKQLRRKGDKRVSSRRKKSAPHAPQETGKRENPPAVKIERVAAKPMSPEEAALQTEVSDGGFVAFVNSETQELNVVYRRDGKVVLIVP, via the coding sequence ATGAACATCAAAATAACAACAAGGCACATTACGGACAGGCGGGTCGCCGCCAAGGTGAAGGAATACATGCTCTCAAAACTGCCGAGAGTGGAAAGATACCTTTACAAGCGCGGCGAGGAGGCGTCCGTACGGGCTGTTCTGTCATCGGAAAAACTCAGGCACACGGCGGAGGTCATAGTGGCGGGCGTGCGGCTCTCCGCAACCGCAAGCGTAACCTCGGACGATATGAACTCATCCATAGACAATGTGATGGACGCCGTGGTCAAGCAGCTCAGGCGCAAGGGAGACAAAAGAGTGTCGTCCCGCCGCAAAAAATCCGCGCCGCACGCGCCGCAAGAGACCGGCAAAAGAGAAAACCCCCCCGCAGTGAAAATTGAGAGGGTCGCCGCCAAACCGATGTCGCCCGAAGAGGCGGCGCTTCAAACGGAGGTCTCAGACGGCGGCTTTGTCGCGTTTGTCAACAGCGAGACCCAGGAACTAAACGTTGTTTACAGGCGGGACGGCAAAGTTGTCCTCATCGTCCCCTGA
- the leuD gene encoding 3-isopropylmalate dehydratase small subunit, with protein sequence MEKFTKISALVAPLDRANVDTDQIIPKQFLKRIERTGFGEFLFYDWRFLDNGKTPNPEFEMNAERYKGAGILLSRENFGSGSSREHAPWSIREFGFRVIIAPSFADIFYNNCFKNSILPVRLAPEAVEDLFEKVRKNPGFTLEVDLEKQTITGDGVRLGFELDPFRKQTLLEGLDDISQTLAEAQAIDRYEKNAAQTRPWAFPEA encoded by the coding sequence TTGGAGAAGTTCACAAAAATCAGCGCATTGGTTGCCCCGCTTGACCGGGCAAACGTTGACACCGACCAGATCATTCCCAAGCAGTTTCTCAAAAGGATTGAGAGAACCGGCTTTGGCGAGTTTCTGTTCTACGACTGGAGGTTTCTTGACAACGGCAAGACCCCGAACCCCGAATTTGAAATGAACGCCGAGCGCTACAAGGGCGCGGGCATTCTGCTCTCAAGGGAGAATTTCGGAAGCGGCAGTTCGCGCGAGCACGCGCCGTGGTCAATAAGGGAGTTCGGCTTCAGGGTCATCATAGCCCCCTCTTTTGCGGACATCTTTTACAATAACTGTTTCAAAAACTCCATACTTCCCGTCCGGCTCGCCCCGGAGGCGGTGGAGGACCTGTTTGAAAAAGTCAGAAAAAATCCCGGATTCACTCTGGAAGTGGATTTGGAAAAACAAACCATAACGGGAGACGGCGTCCGGCTCGGCTTTGAACTGGACCCGTTCAGGAAACAAACCCTGCTTGAGGGGCTTGACGACATATCCCAGACGCTCGCCGAGGCGCAAGCAATAGACCGTTATGAAAAGAACGCCGCGCAAACAAGGCCGTGGGCGTTCCCGGAGGCATAA
- the leuC gene encoding 3-isopropylmalate dehydratase large subunit, producing the protein MAGKTLLEKIWDRHLVSEGGEGKPDILYIDLHLVHEVTSPQAFEGLSIEGRKVRRPDLTFATMDHNVPTTPRGAPIDDEISARQIEALRENCQKFGVSLFDIAPAAGIEDLQGIVHVIGPELGLTKPGMTIVCGDSHTSTHGAFGSLAFGIGTSEVEHVLATQCLRQTRPRTFQIRVDGKKGTGVTAKDIILAVIGRIGTAGATGFAVEYAGEAVRDLSMEERMTVCNMSIEAGAKAGMIAADEKTFEYARGRRYAPSGEMLDKALEDWKDCVSDEDAAFDKTLVMDAAEIAPQVTWGTNPGMVADINSCVPDPDSEQTGEQRDTVRRALEYMGLKPGTPIKDIKIDRVFVGSCTNSRIEDLAAVARLVKGKKVAEGVRAMVVPGSQSVKKQAEEMEIDKILKEAGFEWRESGCSMCLGMNPDILAPGERCASTSNRNFEGRQGKGGRTHLASPVMAAAAAIEGRFVDVREWGD; encoded by the coding sequence ATGGCCGGAAAAACACTTCTTGAAAAAATATGGGACCGCCACCTCGTGAGCGAGGGCGGAGAGGGAAAGCCCGACATTCTCTACATAGACCTTCATCTGGTTCACGAGGTAACTTCGCCTCAGGCGTTTGAGGGCCTCTCAATTGAAGGCAGGAAGGTGCGCCGCCCCGACCTGACTTTCGCCACAATGGACCACAACGTGCCCACAACGCCGAGGGGCGCGCCCATAGACGATGAGATCAGCGCGCGGCAGATTGAGGCGCTCAGGGAAAACTGCCAGAAATTCGGCGTCTCCCTTTTTGACATCGCGCCCGCCGCGGGGATTGAAGACCTTCAGGGCATTGTTCACGTCATAGGACCCGAACTCGGCCTCACAAAGCCGGGAATGACGATTGTCTGCGGCGACAGCCACACCTCCACACACGGGGCGTTCGGGTCTCTGGCGTTCGGAATCGGAACAAGCGAGGTTGAGCATGTGCTTGCGACCCAGTGCCTCAGGCAGACCCGCCCCCGGACTTTTCAAATCAGGGTTGACGGCAAAAAGGGAACGGGCGTTACGGCAAAGGACATCATCCTCGCCGTCATAGGCCGCATAGGAACCGCCGGGGCGACCGGATTTGCGGTTGAATACGCGGGCGAAGCCGTCCGGGACCTCTCAATGGAAGAGAGGATGACCGTGTGCAACATGTCCATAGAGGCGGGCGCGAAGGCGGGAATGATAGCCGCGGACGAAAAGACTTTTGAGTATGCGCGGGGCAGGCGGTATGCGCCTTCGGGCGAAATGCTTGACAAGGCGCTTGAGGATTGGAAAGACTGCGTGTCGGATGAGGACGCGGCGTTTGACAAGACCCTCGTGATGGATGCGGCGGAGATTGCCCCTCAGGTAACATGGGGAACAAACCCCGGAATGGTGGCGGACATAAACTCATGCGTTCCCGACCCTGACAGCGAGCAAACCGGCGAGCAGCGCGACACCGTGCGGAGGGCGCTTGAGTATATGGGTCTCAAACCCGGAACGCCCATCAAAGACATCAAAATAGACAGGGTTTTTGTCGGTTCATGCACAAACTCGCGCATAGAAGACCTTGCCGCCGTGGCGCGCCTTGTTAAAGGCAAAAAAGTGGCGGAAGGCGTGCGCGCCATGGTGGTGCCGGGCTCTCAGAGCGTCAAGAAACAGGCGGAGGAAATGGAGATAGACAAAATACTGAAAGAGGCGGGCTTTGAGTGGCGCGAGTCCGGATGTAGCATGTGCCTCGGAATGAATCCCGATATTCTCGCCCCCGGAGAGAGGTGCGCAAGCACGTCCAACAGAAACTTTGAGGGGCGTCAGGGCAAGGGCGGACGCACTCATCTCGCGAGCCCCGTTATGGCGGCGGCGGCGGCGATTGAGGGGCGCTTTGTGGACGTGCGCGAGTGGGGAGACTGA
- the eno gene encoding phosphopyruvate hydratase, whose protein sequence is MAKIKTVKAREILDSRGNPTVEVDVLCSDGSFGRAAVPSGASTGKYEARELRDSARKSRYGGRGVLKAVGNVNGILARAVRGIDARRQADVDGAMIRADGTKTKSRMGANAILGVSLAAARAAAASEKAPFYRHLSGMSGGKPRLPVPFMNIINGGAHADNNLDIQEFMLVPHGFKTFSEALRAGVEVFHSLKSLLKSKGLATAVGDEGGFAPNLRSNEQAMEFMAEAAEKAGYKTGTQVSLAMDAAASEFFDGGKYRVGRARLSSAALGKMYEKWVNNWPVVSIEDPMDENDWEGWREVTSRIGGKVQIVGDDLFVTSRRRLEKGIKTGAGNSILIKVNQIGTLSETFDAMACAKEAGYSRMVSHRSGETGDAAIADIAVSAGCGRIKTGAPCRGERTAKYNRLLRIEEELGKRAVFAGNENF, encoded by the coding sequence ATGGCAAAAATTAAAACCGTAAAGGCGAGAGAGATTCTTGATTCGCGCGGAAATCCCACCGTTGAGGTGGATGTTCTCTGTTCGGACGGCTCTTTCGGCAGGGCGGCGGTCCCTTCGGGGGCGTCAACCGGAAAATACGAGGCGCGGGAACTCAGAGACTCGGCAAGAAAGAGCAGATACGGCGGCAGGGGCGTCCTTAAGGCGGTGGGCAATGTCAACGGCATTCTCGCGCGGGCGGTGAGGGGGATTGACGCCCGGCGGCAAGCCGATGTTGACGGCGCGATGATTCGCGCGGACGGAACAAAAACCAAGTCGCGCATGGGCGCAAACGCAATTTTAGGGGTCTCTCTGGCGGCGGCGCGGGCGGCGGCGGCATCGGAAAAAGCGCCGTTTTACCGCCACCTCTCAGGCATGAGCGGCGGCAAACCGCGCCTGCCCGTCCCGTTTATGAACATCATCAACGGCGGCGCGCACGCGGACAACAATCTGGACATTCAGGAGTTCATGCTTGTTCCGCACGGATTCAAAACATTTTCGGAGGCGCTGCGGGCGGGGGTTGAGGTGTTTCACAGTTTGAAATCGCTCCTGAAATCAAAGGGGCTTGCCACGGCGGTCGGAGACGAGGGGGGCTTCGCCCCGAACCTGCGCTCAAACGAGCAGGCGATGGAGTTTATGGCCGAAGCGGCGGAAAAGGCGGGCTACAAAACCGGAACGCAGGTGTCTCTCGCAATGGACGCGGCGGCGAGCGAGTTTTTTGACGGCGGCAAATACAGGGTCGGACGGGCGCGGCTTTCATCCGCCGCCCTTGGAAAGATGTATGAAAAATGGGTGAACAACTGGCCCGTAGTGTCCATTGAAGACCCCATGGACGAAAACGACTGGGAGGGCTGGCGCGAGGTTACGTCCCGCATCGGGGGGAAGGTTCAAATTGTGGGGGATGACCTGTTCGTCACCAGCAGGCGGCGTCTTGAGAAGGGCATAAAAACCGGCGCGGGGAATTCAATCCTTATCAAGGTAAACCAGATAGGAACTCTGTCGGAAACGTTTGACGCCATGGCTTGCGCGAAGGAGGCGGGATACTCGCGCATGGTGTCGCACCGCTCCGGCGAGACCGGGGACGCCGCCATCGCGGACATAGCGGTTTCCGCGGGCTGCGGACGCATAAAAACCGGCGCGCCGTGCAGGGGGGAAAGAACCGCAAAATACAACCGCCTGCTCAGAATTGAGGAGGAACTCGGCAAGCGGGCGGTGTTTGCCGGTAACGAAAACTTCTGA
- the hemW gene encoding radical SAM family heme chaperone HemW: MPAPKPLSVYIHFPYCAVKCPFCNLNAWESSTFDETAYADCIAREAEAVAQAAGGDYKVTTIFIGGGTPSLMSGNAVRRILKYASKHWKTADETEISLEAHPLSCGREKLESLRTAGINRISIGAQSFLPEKLKILGRDHGAGRCFEAVAAAQAAGFENISVDIIAAAPEETPERFERDIRLAADTGANHFSVYGLEVERGTRFYSLRKSGGITLPSDDEAAEMASLAAGVLQSRGFERYEISSFSTPQTRCLHNINYWLSGDYIGLGAGAHSHMTTADAPFGVRWANPRNPEQYMEAARHRRRARTEILDPETGFSDNVMMGLRLAGGMNLALAEKKFGVRTDAAALERLRSGGLIEREGETVRITEKGLLVANPVIAEVARAGRAIGYNPQFQEETRNGKN, translated from the coding sequence ATGCCCGCCCCCAAACCCCTCTCCGTCTACATCCACTTCCCCTACTGCGCCGTCAAATGCCCCTTCTGCAACCTCAATGCGTGGGAAAGTTCAACCTTTGACGAAACCGCCTACGCGGACTGCATAGCCCGCGAGGCGGAGGCGGTCGCGCAAGCCGCGGGGGGCGACTACAAGGTCACAACCATCTTTATCGGCGGAGGAACGCCTTCCCTTATGTCGGGCAATGCCGTCCGCCGCATTCTAAAATATGCGTCAAAACACTGGAAAACGGCGGACGAAACCGAAATCTCGCTTGAGGCGCACCCGCTCTCATGCGGGCGGGAAAAACTGGAATCCCTCCGCACAGCGGGCATAAACCGCATAAGCATAGGGGCGCAGTCCTTTCTTCCGGAAAAACTGAAAATCCTCGGCAGAGACCACGGGGCGGGGCGGTGTTTTGAAGCGGTCGCCGCGGCGCAGGCGGCGGGATTTGAGAACATAAGCGTTGACATTATCGCCGCAGCCCCGGAGGAAACACCGGAGCGGTTTGAACGCGACATACGGCTGGCGGCGGACACCGGAGCAAACCACTTTTCGGTTTACGGGCTTGAAGTTGAAAGGGGCACGCGCTTTTACTCGCTGCGGAAAAGCGGGGGGATAACCCTGCCGTCCGATGACGAGGCGGCGGAAATGGCTTCACTTGCGGCGGGCGTGTTACAGTCGCGAGGGTTTGAACGTTACGAAATCTCAAGTTTTTCCACTCCGCAGACCCGCTGCCTGCACAACATCAATTACTGGCTTTCGGGAGACTACATAGGCCTCGGCGCGGGGGCGCACTCTCACATGACAACGGCGGACGCCCCTTTTGGAGTCAGGTGGGCAAACCCGCGAAATCCGGAGCAATACATGGAGGCGGCGCGGCACAGGCGGCGGGCGCGGACGGAAATCCTTGACCCTGAAACCGGCTTTTCGGACAATGTGATGATGGGGCTTCGCCTCGCCGGTGGAATGAACCTTGCGCTTGCGGAGAAGAAATTCGGCGTCCGGACGGACGCCGCCGCCCTTGAGCGCCTGCGGAGCGGAGGGCTGATAGAACGGGAGGGGGAAACCGTCAGAATTACGGAAAAGGGGCTGCTTGTCGCAAACCCCGTCATTGCGGAGGTGGCGCGCGCCGGGCGGGCAATAGGATATAATCCGCAATTTCAGGAGGAGACCCGCAATGGCAAAAATTAA